Below is a genomic region from candidate division KSB1 bacterium.
CGTCAACCCGGTCTGCCGCCGGTTGCCATTTTGGACTCGGAAAAATTTTTGTTTTTCTAAAATTTCTCGCACCTTGCGCAAGGCATAAGATTTCAAATTACTCACTTCTTGCTCTGAAACGCCGAGTTGCTGCGCAATTTCCTTGATCTTCAGGTTTTGATAGAAGTGGAGCCGCAAAATTTCGGCGTGCCGTTCGTTCAACTGATCGACGGCCAGCTTGACTTTTTCCAGAAGATCCGCCTGAACGATGTCGCCTTCAACGTCAACGAGCGACTCTTCGATCAAATCGAGCGGGGCCACGGCCTGGCGCCGCCGGCGGCACAGGCGTAGATAGTCCGCCGCTTTGTGACGGGCAATTTGCAAGACAAACGTCTCAAAAC
It encodes:
- a CDS encoding sigma-70 family RNA polymerase sigma factor; protein product: MSHNPEWSDENIRELALRVRYFFRKKFTGLDRTILDDLEQEVMQATHEAAQQQRFEARQGARFETFVLQIARHKAADYLRLCRRRRQAVAPLDLIEESLVDVEGDIVQADLLEKVKLAVDQLNERHAEILRLHFYQNLKIKEIAQQLGVSEQEVSNLKSYALRKVREILEKQKFFRVQNGNRRQTGLTETNLAEESFSCPVNSDHVTTSLSTMSMGL